In the genome of Nymphaea colorata isolate Beijing-Zhang1983 chromosome 9, ASM883128v2, whole genome shotgun sequence, one region contains:
- the LOC116260529 gene encoding V-type proton ATPase subunit a3-like: protein MGMEGGSCCPPMDLLRSEAMQLVQLIIPMESAHLTASYLGDLGLIQFKDLNADKSPFQRTYANQIRRCGEMSRKLRFFRDQMAKAGISPSGKTLTKADIDMDDLETKLSELEAELVEINANNEKLQRTYNELIEYKLVMQKCGEFFYSARSAATAQQREIETHNLPEDCMDRPLLLEQEMLTDPSKQIKLGFISGLIPKAKSVAFERILFRATRGNMFLKQAVVEEPVTDPLSGEKIQKNVFVVFYSGERAKSKIVKICEAFGANLYQFPEEWNRQRWMIEEVSGRLAELKTTLDLGLSHRESVLGNIALQFDQWSLFVKKEKAIYHTLNMLSLDVTKKCLVGEGWSPVFAKNQIQDALQRASFDSSSQVGTIFQVLHTRESPPTYFQTNKFTSAFQEIVDAYGVARYQEANPGVFTIITFPFLFAIMFGDWGHGICLLLATLYFIVREKKLASQKLGDITEMTFGGRYVILMMALFSIYTGLIYNEFFSVSFNLFGPSAYECRDPSCSDATTSGLIKVRNAYPFGVDPVWHGSRSELPFLNSLKMKLSILIGVAQMNLGIILSYYNAKFFRNSLNIWYQFIPQMIFLNGLFGYLSLLIIVKWCTGSKADLYHVMIYMFLSPTDELGENQLFAGQKMVQMVLLVLSLVAVPWMLLPKPFLLKKQHDERHQGRSYAVLHNSDEDSFEPDMVHDSDEHEFEFSEVFVHQLIHTIEFVLGAVSNTASYLRLWALSLAHSELSTVFFEKVLLLAWGYNNIIILIIGAVVFICATVGVLLVMETLSAFLHALRLHWVEFQNKFYEGDGYKFYPFSFALLNEEDD, encoded by the exons atgGGGATGGAGGGCGGGAGCTGCTGCCCGCCGATGGATCTTCTGCGGTCGGAGGCGATGCAGTTGGTGCAGCTTATCATCCCCATGGAGTCCGCCCACCTCACCGCCTCCTACCTCGGCGACCTCGGCCTCATCCAATTCAAGGAC CTGAATGCAGACAAGAGCCCATTCCAGCGAACATATGCTAACCAG ATTCGAAGATGTGGGGAAATGTCTCGCAAATTGCGGTTTTTTAGAGACCAAATGGCTAAAGCTGGGATATCACCATCAGGAAAGACTCTCACTAAAGCTGATATTGACATGGATGACTTAGAG ACAAAGCTTAGTGAGCTTGAAGCAGAACTTGTTGAAATCAATGCAAACAATGAGAAGTTACAGCGAACATATAATGAGCTTATTGAATATAAGCTTGTCATGCAGAAG tGTGGAGAATTCTTCTACTCTGCTCGCAGTGCTGCTACAGCCCAGCAAAGGGAAATTGAAACTCATAATCTTCCGGAAGATTGTATGGACCGTCCATTGCTATTGGAACAA GAAATGCTTACCGATCCATCCAAGCAGATTAAGTTGGGTTTTATCAGCGGTCTCATACCCAAAGCAAAGTCAGTGGCTTTTGAAAGGATTCTTTTCCGTGCTACAAGAGGCAACATGTTTCTCAAACAAGCTGTGGTTGAGGAGCCTGTGACTGACCCATTGTCTGGAGAGAAG ATTCAGAAAAATGTGTTTGTGGTCTTTTATTCTGGAGAAAGAGCCAAGTCTaagattgtgaaaatttgtgaaGCTTTTGGAGCAAATCTTTATCAATTTCCAGAAGAATGGAACAGACAAAGGTGGATGATTGAAGAG GTCTCGGGGAGGCTTGCAGAATTAAAGACAACTTTAGACCTTGGATTAAGCCACAGAGAGAGCGTCCTGGGCAATATTGCACTGCAATTTGATCAGTGGAGCCTTTTC gttaaaaaggaaaaagccaTTTATCATACCCTGAATATGCTGAGTCTTGATGTTACGAAAAAATGTTTAGTGGGAGAAGGTTGGAGCCCTGTGTTTGCAAAGAATCAG ATCCAGGATGCACTTCAGCGTGCAAGTTTTGACAGTAGCTCCCAAGTCGGAACCATTTTCCAGGTTCTGCATACTAGAGAGTCTCCACCTACATACTTCCAAACAAACAAGTTCACATCTGCTTTTCAGGAAATTGTTGATGCATATGG TGTGGCTAGGTATCAAGAAGCAAATCCTGGTGTATTCACTATTATCACCTTCCCTTTCTTGTTTGCAATCATGTTTGGTGACTGGGGCCATGGCATATGCTTATTGCTTGCAACATTATATTTCATAGTGAGAGAAAAGAAGCTTGCTTCACAG AAACTTGGAGACATCACAGAAATGACATTTGGTGGCCGCTATGTTATTCTGATGATGGcacttttttccatttatacGGGGCTGATTTATAATGAGTTCTTTTCAGTCTCATTCAATCTTTTTGGACCCTCTGCATATGAATGTCGGGATCCTTCCTGCAG TGATGCTACTACTAGTGGCTTGATCAAAGTGCGGAATGCTTACCCATTTGGGGTGGATCCTGTCTGGCATGGCAGCCGCAGTGAACTGCCTTTTCTTaactcattgaagatgaagTTGTCAATCCTTATTGGGGTAGCACAAATGAACCTTGGTATCATATTGAGCTATTACAATGCCAAGTTCTTTCGGAACAGTCTTAATATATG GTACCAGTTTATCCCACAGATGATATTTCTAAATGGCCTCTTTGGTTATTTATCTCTTTTAATTATTGTGAAATGGTGCACGGGTTCAAAAGCTGACCTGTATCATGTAATGATATATATGTTCCTGAGTCCAACTGATGAACTTGGTGAAAACCAGCTTTTTGCTGGTCAGAAGATGGTCCAG ATGGTATTGCTGGTCTTGTCATTGGTTGCAGTTCCATGGATGCTTTTACCAAAGCCTTTTCTGTTGAAGAAACAACATGATGAG AGGCATCAAGGTCGTTCCTATGCTGTCCTTCATAATTCTGACGAGGACTCCTTTGAGCCTGATATGGTTCATGATTCTGATGAGCATGAGTTTGAGTTCAGCGAAGTCTTTGTTCACCAACTGATACACACCATAGAGTTTGTTCTTGGAGCCGTCTCTAACACTGCTTCTTATCTTCGATTATGGGCTCTTAG TCTTGCCCATTCAGAATTGTCAACCGTCTTCTTTGAGAAGGTCCTGCTTCTTGCTTGGGG GTACAACAATATAATTATACTTATTATTGGAGCCGTCGTGTTTATTTGTGCGACTGTTGGTGTGCTTCTTGTGATGGAGACATTAAGTGCATTCCTGCATGCCCTGAGGCTTCATTGGGTCGAATTCCAGAACAAGTTCTACGAGGGCGATGGCTACaaattttatccattttcttttgcattattGAACGAGGAGGATGATTAA